One Besnoitia besnoiti strain Bb-Ger1 chromosome Unknown contig00074, whole genome shotgun sequence DNA window includes the following coding sequences:
- a CDS encoding uncharacterized protein (encoded by transcript BESB_075780) has translation MDIINPYDSGYEIQTTKFFMIAVHHHPTGLLKTAKSVGFQYPTTLRLFHIGYVLGVIYGFLFSLILTARENYYSDASLISSIVLGVIISETGLFISFFWGVYTTSWTTGLDLEGLCLPDPSSLVLFMTIMLSALSIVVSSVYLKNQHLYTSCTNIMTFTLFVPYLPYYLIGLIFLQTAFGLIELSHPDNSIPVNRFVTPLHIVPEWYFLAYYAVLKVIPSKTGGLLVFMLSTCQ, from the exons atggacataattaatcctt atgactccggttatgagatacagacaaccaagttctttatgattgcagtacaccaccaccccactggactgcttaagacagctaaaagtgttggatttcaatatcctactacattaagattattccacatcggttatgttctaggcgtaatatatggattcttgttctcactcatcttaacagcgagagaaaactactactcagatgctagtctaatcagtagcatcgtacttggagttatcatctctgagacaggattatttatcagctttttctggggagtatatactacgagttggactactggtttagatcttgaaggtctttgtttaccggatccaagttctcttgtgcttttcatgaccatcatgttaagtgcattaagtatagtggtatccagcgtatatttgaaaaaccaacatttgtatacaagctgtacgaatatcatgacattcactttg tttgttccctatctaccatattatctaattggtttaattttcttacaaacggcttttggtttgattgaattatcgcacccagataactccataccagtgaaccggtttgtaactccgcttcatatcgtacctgaatggtactttttagcatattatgcggtgttaaaagtaatcccatccaaaaccggtggtttgttagtatttatgttatcaacatgtcaatga
- a CDS encoding uncharacterized protein (encoded by transcript BESB_075790) yields MLSALSIVLSACNGGYGNFFVPIYIGGSEVVFPRTNAISYFLVPLGSVLLTQSICSEFGSGLGWTMYPPLSTSLMVLNPEATDWIIGGLAVLGISSILSSINFLGTCVFMGSNAGAKNYILYIWAIIFTALMLVFTLPILTGGLVMILLDLHVNTEFYDSMYSGDSVLYQHLFWFFGHPEVYILILPAFGVVSQTLSMYAARSVFGGQSMILAMGCISILGSLVWAHHMMTVGLEVDTRAYFSAMTIMIAIPTGTKIFNWLGTYMASHTTTRTVDLWAALSFILLFTLGGTTGVVMGNAGMDIALHDTYYIVAHFHFVLSLGAVLATICGFIFYSRDMFGDTVNLFHVNTGASPYLSIWFVVFLGSILLIFIPMHILGFNVMPRRIPDYPDYLCYINTWCSIGSISTIVIILTMLC; encoded by the exons atgttaagtgcattaagtatagtg ctgagtgcttgtaacggaggatatggtaacttctttgtaccaatatatattggtggttcggaagtcgttttcccaagaactaacgcgatctcctattttctagtaccattaggttctgtgttgttaactcaaagtatttgttccgagtttggtagtggtcttggttggacaatgtatcctccactaagtactagcttgatggtgttaaatccagaggcaactgattggattatcggaggtcttgcagtactaggaattagtagtattttaagttctattaacttccttggtacttgcgtcttcatgggttctaatgctggtgctaagaactatattctatatatctgggctatcatatttactgcccttatgttagtcttcactctacctattcttactggtggattagttatgatccttcttgatctacacgtaaacactgaattttatgattctatgtattctggtgatagtgtactttatcaacatctattctggttcttcggacatccagaggtatacattctaattttacctgcttttggtgtagtctcgcagacattatctatgtatgctgctagatctgtcttcggtggacaatctatgatcttagctatgggttgtatttctattctaggttccttagtatgggcacatcatatgatgacagtcggtctagaggtagataccagagcttatttctctgctatgactattatgattgcaattcctaccggtactaagattttcaactggttaggtacctatatggctagccatacaactacaagaactgtagatctatgggctgctcttagttttatcctattgtttactctaggtggtactacaggtgtagttatgggtaacgctggtatggatattgccctacatgatacatactatattgtagctcatttccatttcgtattatctcttggtgcagtactagctactatatgtggctttatcttctatagcagagatatgttcggagatactgtaaatctattccatgtaaataccggtgcttctccatatttaagcatctggtttgtagtcttcttaggtagtatcttattaattttcatccctatgcatatacttggtttcaacgttatgccaagaaggataccagattaccctgattatctttgttatattaatacatggtgttcaattggttctatatccacaatagttatcatcttaactatgctctgctaa